A genomic window from Serratia liquefaciens includes:
- the atpD gene encoding F0F1 ATP synthase subunit beta: protein MATGKIIQVIGAVVDVEFPQDAVPKVYNALEVENGTEKLVLEVQQQLGGGVVRCIAMGTSDGLRRGLKVNDLEHPIEVPVGKATLGRIMNVLGEPIDMKGDIGEEERWAIHRPAPSYEDLSNSQDLLETGIKVMDLICPFAKGGKVGLFGGAGVGKTVNMMELIRNIAIEHSGYSVFAGVGERTREGNDFYHEMNDSNVLDKVSLVYGQMNEPPGNRLRVALTGLTMAEKFRDEGRDVLLFVDNIYRYTLAGTEVSALLGRMPSAVGYQPTLAEEMGVLQERITSTKTGSITSVQAVYVPADDLTDPSPATTFAHLDATVVLSRNIASLGIYPAVDPLDSTSRQLDPLVVGQEHYDVARGVQSILQRYQELKDIIAILGMDELSEDDKLVVSRARKIQRFLSQPFFVAEVFTGSPGKFVSLKDTIRGFKGIMDGDYDHLPEQAFYMVGAIEEAVEKAKKL, encoded by the coding sequence ATGGCTACTGGAAAGATTATCCAGGTAATCGGCGCCGTAGTGGACGTCGAGTTCCCTCAGGATGCCGTACCAAAAGTGTACAATGCTCTTGAGGTAGAAAACGGTACCGAGAAGCTGGTGCTGGAAGTTCAGCAGCAGTTGGGCGGTGGCGTAGTTCGCTGTATCGCGATGGGGACCTCAGATGGTCTGCGCCGCGGTCTGAAAGTGAACGATCTGGAACACCCAATTGAAGTACCGGTAGGTAAAGCTACCCTGGGCCGTATCATGAACGTATTGGGTGAACCAATCGACATGAAAGGCGACATCGGCGAAGAAGAACGTTGGGCGATTCACCGTCCGGCGCCAAGCTACGAAGATTTGTCCAACTCTCAGGATCTGCTGGAAACCGGTATCAAGGTTATGGACCTGATTTGTCCGTTCGCTAAGGGCGGTAAAGTTGGTCTGTTCGGTGGTGCTGGTGTTGGTAAAACCGTAAACATGATGGAGCTGATCCGTAACATCGCGATCGAGCACTCCGGTTATTCCGTGTTTGCAGGCGTGGGTGAGCGTACTCGTGAGGGTAACGACTTCTACCACGAAATGAACGACTCCAACGTACTGGACAAAGTATCCCTGGTTTACGGCCAGATGAACGAGCCACCGGGTAACCGTCTGCGCGTTGCTCTGACCGGTCTGACCATGGCGGAGAAATTCCGTGACGAAGGCCGCGACGTTCTGCTGTTCGTTGATAACATTTACCGTTATACCCTGGCCGGTACCGAAGTGTCCGCACTTCTGGGCCGTATGCCATCTGCGGTAGGTTATCAGCCAACGCTGGCGGAAGAGATGGGCGTTCTGCAAGAACGTATCACCTCTACCAAGACCGGTTCTATCACTTCCGTACAGGCCGTTTACGTTCCTGCGGATGACTTGACTGACCCGTCACCAGCCACCACCTTTGCTCACTTGGATGCAACCGTGGTACTGAGCCGTAATATCGCTTCTCTGGGTATCTACCCGGCCGTTGACCCGCTGGATTCCACCAGCCGTCAGCTGGATCCGCTGGTAGTTGGCCAGGAGCACTACGATGTAGCGCGTGGCGTGCAGTCTATTCTGCAACGCTACCAGGAACTGAAAGATATCATCGCCATCCTGGGTATGGACGAGCTGTCAGAAGATGACAAACTGGTCGTATCCCGTGCGCGTAAAATCCAACGCTTCCTGTCTCAGCCGTTCTTCGTGGCAGAAGTCTTCACCGGTTCTCCGGGCAAGTTCGTATCGCTGAAAGACACCATTCGTGGTTTCAAAGGCATTATGGACGGCGACTATGACCACCTGCCTGAACAAGCGTTCTACATGGTTGGCGCCATTGAAGAAGCAGTGGAAAAAGCCAAGAAACTGTAA
- the atpA gene encoding F0F1 ATP synthase subunit alpha, with the protein MQLNSTEISELIKQRIAQFNVVSEAHNEGTIVSVSDGIIRVHGLAEVMQGEMIALPGNRYAIALNLERDSVGAVVMGPYSDLAEGMKVKCTGRILEVPVGRGLLGRVVNTLGAPIDGKGPVDNDGFSPVEAIAPGVIERQSVDQPVQTGYKSVDAMIPIGRGQRELVIGDRQTGKTALAIDAIINQRDSGIKCVYVAIGQKASTIANVVRKLEEHGALANTIVVVATASESAALQYLAPYAGCAMGEYFRDRGEDALIVYDDLSKQAVAYRQISLLLRRPPGREAYPGDVFYLHSRLLERAARVNADYVEAFTKGEVKGQTGSLTALPIIETQAGDVSAFVPTNVISITDGQIFLESNLFNSGIRPAVNPGISVSRVGGAAQTKIMKKLSGGIRTALAQYRELAAFSQFASDLDDATRKQLSHGQKVTELLKQKQYAPMSVAQQSLVLFAAERGYLNDVEVAKVVSFEAALVAYADREHAELLNHINQTGNFNDEIEGKLKAVLETFKKTQSW; encoded by the coding sequence ATGCAACTGAATTCCACCGAAATCAGCGAACTGATCAAGCAGCGCATTGCTCAGTTCAATGTGGTGAGCGAAGCTCACAATGAAGGTACTATTGTTTCCGTCAGCGACGGGATCATCCGCGTACACGGTCTGGCCGAAGTTATGCAGGGCGAAATGATCGCACTGCCAGGCAACCGTTACGCAATCGCATTGAACCTGGAGCGCGACTCCGTAGGTGCCGTGGTTATGGGTCCGTACTCGGATCTGGCCGAAGGCATGAAGGTTAAATGTACCGGCCGTATTCTGGAAGTTCCGGTTGGCCGTGGCCTGCTGGGCCGTGTAGTTAACACCCTGGGCGCACCTATCGACGGTAAAGGCCCGGTTGATAACGACGGTTTCTCCCCGGTTGAAGCTATTGCCCCTGGTGTTATCGAGCGTCAGTCCGTAGATCAGCCGGTTCAAACTGGCTACAAATCTGTCGACGCCATGATCCCAATCGGCCGTGGCCAGCGTGAGCTGGTGATCGGCGACCGTCAGACCGGTAAAACCGCGCTGGCGATCGATGCGATCATCAACCAACGCGATTCCGGCATCAAATGTGTTTACGTGGCTATCGGCCAGAAAGCGTCTACCATCGCTAACGTGGTGCGCAAGCTGGAAGAGCACGGCGCACTGGCTAACACCATCGTTGTGGTGGCTACCGCGTCTGAATCCGCTGCACTGCAATATCTGGCACCATATGCCGGTTGTGCGATGGGCGAATACTTCCGTGACCGCGGTGAAGATGCGCTGATCGTTTATGATGACCTGTCCAAACAGGCCGTTGCTTACCGTCAGATTTCCCTGCTGCTTCGTCGTCCACCAGGTCGTGAAGCTTACCCAGGCGACGTATTCTACCTCCACTCCCGTTTGCTGGAGCGTGCTGCGCGTGTTAACGCCGACTACGTTGAAGCCTTCACCAAAGGTGAAGTCAAAGGCCAAACCGGTTCACTGACCGCTCTGCCGATCATTGAAACCCAGGCGGGTGACGTTTCCGCGTTCGTTCCGACCAACGTAATCTCGATTACCGATGGTCAGATCTTCCTGGAATCCAACCTGTTTAACTCCGGTATTCGTCCGGCGGTTAACCCGGGTATCTCCGTATCCCGTGTGGGCGGTGCAGCGCAAACCAAGATCATGAAAAAACTGTCCGGTGGTATTCGTACCGCGCTGGCACAGTACCGTGAACTGGCTGCGTTCTCTCAGTTCGCTTCCGATCTGGATGATGCGACCCGCAAACAGCTGAGCCACGGTCAGAAAGTGACCGAGCTGCTGAAACAGAAACAGTATGCGCCGATGTCCGTCGCACAACAGTCTCTGGTGCTGTTTGCCGCAGAACGTGGCTACCTGAACGACGTTGAAGTCGCGAAAGTCGTGAGCTTCGAAGCCGCGCTGGTTGCTTACGCAGACCGCGAGCATGCCGAGTTGCTGAACCACATCAACCAAACTGGCAATTTCAACGATGAGATCGAGGGCAAACTGAAAGCCGTCCTCGAGACCTTCAAGAAAACCCAGTCCTGGTAA
- a CDS encoding F0F1 ATP synthase subunit epsilon, whose translation MAMTYHLDVVSAEKHMFSGLVQKIQVTGSEGELGIFPGHAPLLTAIKPGMVRIVKQHGEEEFIYLSGGILEVQPSVVTVLADTAIRGTDLDEARALEAKRKAEEHIRSSHGDVDYAQASAELAKAIAKLRVIELTRRAM comes from the coding sequence ATGGCTATGACTTACCATCTGGATGTAGTCAGCGCGGAAAAACATATGTTTTCCGGCCTGGTGCAAAAGATCCAGGTGACAGGTAGCGAAGGCGAACTGGGGATTTTCCCTGGCCATGCGCCGCTGCTGACTGCCATCAAGCCTGGCATGGTGCGTATTGTTAAACAGCACGGTGAAGAAGAGTTCATCTACCTGTCCGGCGGTATCCTTGAGGTACAGCCGAGCGTGGTCACCGTGTTGGCGGACACTGCCATCCGTGGAACGGACCTCGACGAAGCGAGAGCGCTGGAAGCTAAGCGTAAAGCTGAAGAGCACATCCGTAGCTCTCATGGCGATGTCGACTATGCTCAGGCATCTGCGGAACTGGCGAAAGCGATCGCAAAACTGCGCGTTATCGAGCTCACCAGAAGAGCGATGTAA
- the glmU gene encoding bifunctional UDP-N-acetylglucosamine diphosphorylase/glucosamine-1-phosphate N-acetyltransferase GlmU: protein MSNSAMSVVILAAGKGTRMYSDLPKVLHPLAGKPMVQHVIDAAMKLGAKNVHLVYGHGGDLLKKTLTDSALNWVLQAEQLGTGHAMQQAAQHFADDEDVLMLYGDVPLISVDTLQRLLAAKPQGGIGLLTVKLADPSGYGRIVREQETVVGIVEHKDASEAQRQINEINTGILVANGRDLKRWLGMLNNDNAQGEFYITDIIALAHADGKKIEAVHPSRLSEVEGVNNRLQLSRLERIYQAEQSEKLLLAGVMLLDPARFDLRGELVHGRDISIDANVIIEGSVKLGDRVKIGAGCVLKNCVIGDDCEISPYSVLEDAVLAAECTVGPFARLRPGAELAVGAHVGNFVEMKKARLGKGSKAGHLSYLGDAEIGDDVNIGAGTITCNYDGANKHKTIIGDGVFVGSDTQLVAPVSVGKGSTIAAGTTVTRDIGEDELVLSRVKQVHIQGWQRPVKKK from the coding sequence ATGTCGAACAGCGCAATGAGTGTGGTGATCCTCGCCGCGGGCAAGGGAACACGCATGTATTCCGATCTTCCCAAGGTGTTACATCCGTTGGCTGGTAAGCCGATGGTGCAGCACGTCATTGATGCCGCGATGAAACTGGGCGCGAAAAACGTCCATTTGGTCTATGGTCACGGCGGTGATCTACTGAAAAAGACCCTGACCGACAGTGCGCTGAACTGGGTGCTGCAGGCCGAGCAGTTGGGAACCGGCCACGCCATGCAGCAGGCTGCACAGCATTTTGCCGATGATGAAGACGTGTTGATGCTGTACGGCGACGTTCCGCTGATCTCTGTCGATACCTTGCAGCGCCTGCTGGCGGCGAAGCCACAGGGCGGCATTGGTCTGCTGACCGTAAAACTGGCTGACCCGAGCGGCTACGGTCGTATCGTGCGCGAGCAGGAGACAGTGGTGGGGATTGTTGAGCACAAGGATGCCAGCGAAGCCCAGCGCCAGATCAATGAAATCAATACCGGTATCCTGGTGGCCAACGGGCGCGATCTGAAGCGCTGGCTGGGGATGCTGAACAACGACAACGCGCAGGGTGAGTTCTACATCACCGATATCATTGCGTTGGCGCATGCGGACGGCAAGAAAATTGAGGCGGTGCATCCGTCACGTCTGAGCGAAGTGGAAGGCGTGAATAACCGCCTGCAGCTGTCGCGGCTTGAGCGCATCTATCAGGCAGAACAGTCTGAAAAGTTGCTGCTGGCTGGCGTAATGCTGCTGGATCCGGCGCGTTTTGATCTGCGCGGGGAACTTGTGCACGGTCGCGACATCTCTATTGATGCCAACGTGATTATTGAAGGTTCGGTCAAGCTGGGCGATCGCGTGAAAATCGGTGCCGGCTGCGTGCTGAAAAACTGCGTGATTGGCGACGACTGCGAGATCAGCCCGTATAGCGTATTGGAAGACGCGGTACTGGCAGCAGAATGCACCGTGGGGCCATTTGCCCGTCTTCGCCCGGGCGCGGAGCTGGCGGTGGGCGCCCATGTCGGCAACTTCGTCGAAATGAAAAAAGCGCGCTTGGGTAAAGGCTCCAAAGCGGGCCATCTGAGCTACCTGGGCGATGCCGAGATTGGTGACGATGTGAATATCGGCGCCGGTACCATCACCTGTAACTATGATGGTGCCAACAAGCATAAAACCATTATCGGCGACGGTGTATTTGTCGGCTCCGATACCCAGCTGGTGGCACCGGTCTCCGTCGGCAAAGGTTCTACCATCGCCGCTGGCACTACGGTTACCCGTGATATCGGCGAGGACGAACTGGTGCTGAGCCGCGTTAAGCAGGTGCATATCCAGGGCTGGCAGCGTCCGGTGAAAAAGAAATAA
- the atpH gene encoding F0F1 ATP synthase subunit delta: protein MSEFVTVARPYAKAAFDFAVEHQSVERWQDMLAFAADVTRNEQISELLSGAMAPETLSKTFIAVCGDQLDEHGQNFIRVMAENGRLLVLPAVLQQFNELRALLESTVEVDVLSASALSDKQQANIAAAMEKRLSRKVKLNCKIDKSVLAGVIIRAGDMVIDGSVRGRLERLTDVLQS, encoded by the coding sequence ATGTCTGAATTTGTAACTGTAGCTCGCCCCTACGCCAAAGCAGCTTTTGACTTTGCCGTTGAGCATCAAAGCGTAGAGCGCTGGCAAGATATGCTGGCGTTTGCTGCTGATGTCACTCGCAATGAACAGATTTCTGAACTGCTGTCTGGCGCTATGGCGCCAGAGACGCTGTCCAAGACGTTCATCGCGGTATGTGGCGATCAACTCGACGAACATGGCCAGAACTTTATCCGTGTAATGGCCGAAAATGGACGTTTACTGGTTCTTCCTGCCGTGCTGCAGCAGTTCAACGAACTGCGCGCCTTGCTGGAATCCACCGTCGAAGTCGACGTGCTCTCTGCGAGCGCACTGAGCGACAAACAGCAGGCTAATATTGCCGCTGCGATGGAAAAACGTCTGTCACGCAAAGTTAAGCTGAATTGCAAAATTGACAAGTCTGTACTGGCCGGCGTAATTATCCGTGCTGGCGATATGGTGATTGATGGCAGCGTTCGCGGTCGTCTTGAACGCCTGACAGACGTCTTGCAGTCTTAA
- the atpE gene encoding F0F1 ATP synthase subunit C: MENLSMDLLYMAAAVMMGLAAIGAAIGIGILGGKFLEGAARQPDLIPLLRTQFFIVMGLVDAIPMIAVGLGLYVMFAVA, from the coding sequence ATGGAAAACCTGAGTATGGATCTGCTGTACATGGCTGCCGCTGTGATGATGGGTTTAGCGGCAATCGGTGCTGCGATCGGTATCGGCATCCTGGGTGGTAAATTCTTGGAAGGCGCTGCACGTCAGCCTGACCTGATTCCTCTGCTGCGTACACAGTTCTTTATCGTTATGGGTCTGGTTGACGCCATCCCGATGATCGCTGTTGGTCTGGGTCTGTACGTGATGTTCGCTGTCGCGTAA
- the pstS gene encoding phosphate ABC transporter substrate-binding protein PstS has product MKLMRTTVASIVAATFSLTAVSAFAAASLTGAGATFPAPVYAKWADSYQKETGNKVNYQGIGSSGGVKQIIANTVDFGASDAPLTDEKLAADGLFQFPTVIGGVVLAVNIPGIKSGELTLDGKTLGDIYLGNVKKWNDPAITKLNPGVKLPDQNIAVVRRADGSGTSFVFTSYLSKANAQWKEKIGAGSTVNWPTGLGGKGNDGIAAFVQRLPGSIGYVEYAYAKQNNLAYTKLISADGKAVSPTEESFSAAAKGVDWSKTFAQDLTDQKGDNAWPITSTTFILVHKEQKNPAQGTEVLKFFDWAYKTGAKQANDLDYATLPNEVIEQVRAAWKTNVKDSSGKALY; this is encoded by the coding sequence ATGAAACTGATGCGTACCACCGTCGCCAGTATTGTGGCAGCGACTTTCTCCCTGACCGCCGTGTCCGCGTTCGCTGCTGCTAGCCTGACCGGTGCAGGTGCGACATTCCCCGCTCCGGTTTATGCCAAGTGGGCAGATTCTTATCAGAAAGAAACCGGCAACAAAGTTAACTATCAGGGCATCGGCTCTTCCGGCGGCGTGAAGCAAATCATCGCCAATACCGTTGACTTTGGTGCTTCCGATGCGCCTTTGACTGACGAAAAACTGGCGGCCGATGGCCTGTTCCAGTTCCCTACCGTGATCGGTGGCGTGGTGCTGGCCGTTAACATCCCGGGCATCAAGTCCGGTGAGCTGACCCTGGACGGAAAAACCCTGGGCGATATCTACCTGGGCAACGTGAAGAAATGGAACGACCCGGCGATCACCAAACTGAACCCAGGCGTCAAGCTGCCGGATCAGAACATCGCGGTGGTACGTCGCGCTGACGGTTCCGGCACCTCTTTTGTGTTCACCAGCTACTTGTCTAAAGCCAACGCGCAGTGGAAAGAGAAAATCGGCGCAGGCTCAACCGTTAACTGGCCAACCGGTCTGGGCGGCAAGGGCAACGACGGCATCGCCGCATTCGTACAGCGTCTGCCAGGCTCCATCGGCTACGTTGAATACGCTTACGCCAAACAGAACAACCTGGCTTACACCAAGTTGATCTCTGCCGACGGCAAAGCGGTTAGCCCGACAGAAGAGAGCTTCAGCGCCGCCGCTAAAGGCGTGGACTGGAGCAAAACCTTCGCGCAGGATCTGACTGACCAGAAAGGCGACAACGCCTGGCCAATCACCTCCACCACCTTCATCCTGGTGCACAAAGAGCAGAAAAACCCGGCTCAGGGTACCGAAGTGCTGAAATTCTTTGACTGGGCGTACAAAACGGGCGCCAAACAGGCTAACGATCTGGATTACGCCACTCTGCCGAACGAAGTTATCGAGCAGGTGCGTGCAGCATGGAAAACCAACGTAAAAGACAGTTCCGGTAAAGCGCTGTACTAA
- the atpF gene encoding F0F1 ATP synthase subunit B, translated as MNLNATILGQAIAFVLFVWFCMKYVWPPIMAAIEKRQGEIADGLASAERAKKDLDLAQANATDQLKTAKAEAQVIIEQANKRKAQIMDEAKAEAEQERNKIVAQAQAEIEAERKRAREELRKQVAMLAIAGAEKIIERSVDEAANSDIVDKLVAEL; from the coding sequence GTGAATCTTAACGCAACAATCCTCGGCCAGGCCATCGCGTTCGTTCTGTTTGTCTGGTTCTGCATGAAGTATGTATGGCCGCCGATTATGGCAGCCATCGAGAAGCGTCAGGGAGAAATTGCTGACGGTCTCGCTTCTGCAGAACGTGCCAAAAAAGATTTGGACTTAGCGCAAGCCAATGCGACCGACCAGCTGAAAACTGCTAAAGCAGAAGCTCAGGTGATCATCGAGCAAGCAAACAAACGCAAAGCTCAGATCATGGATGAAGCGAAAGCCGAAGCCGAGCAGGAACGTAACAAAATCGTGGCGCAGGCTCAGGCTGAGATCGAAGCCGAACGTAAGCGCGCTCGTGAAGAGTTGCGTAAGCAAGTCGCGATGCTGGCAATTGCCGGCGCCGAGAAGATCATCGAACGTTCCGTGGATGAAGCTGCTAACAGCGACATCGTTGATAAACTGGTCGCTGAACTGTAA
- the atpG gene encoding F0F1 ATP synthase subunit gamma, giving the protein MAGAKEIRSKIASVQNTQKITKAMEMVAASKMRKSQERMAASRPYAETMRKVIGHLALGNLEYKHPYLDERDVKRVGYLVVSTDRGLCGGLNINLFKRLLAEMKGWSEKGVEVDLALIGSKAASFFGSVGGNVVAQVTGMGDKPSLSELIGPVKVMLQAYDEGRLDKLYIVSNKFINTMSQEPQIVQLLPLPPSDDGELKKKSWDYLYEPDPKVLLDTLLRRYVESQVYQGVVENLASEQAARMVAMKAATDNGGSLIKELQLVYNKARQASITQELTEIVSGASAV; this is encoded by the coding sequence ATGGCCGGCGCAAAAGAGATACGTAGTAAGATCGCGAGCGTGCAAAACACGCAAAAGATCACTAAAGCGATGGAAATGGTCGCCGCCTCCAAAATGCGTAAATCGCAGGAACGCATGGCGGCCAGCCGTCCTTATGCAGAGACCATGCGCAAAGTGATTGGTCACCTTGCGTTGGGTAATCTGGAATATAAGCACCCGTACCTGGATGAGCGTGACGTTAAGCGCGTCGGGTATCTGGTGGTGTCTACTGACCGTGGTCTCTGTGGCGGCTTGAACATCAACCTGTTCAAGCGTCTGTTGGCAGAGATGAAAGGCTGGTCCGAAAAAGGCGTTGAAGTTGATTTGGCGCTGATTGGCTCTAAAGCGGCCTCTTTCTTTGGCTCCGTGGGCGGCAACGTGGTTGCCCAGGTGACCGGCATGGGGGATAAACCTTCCCTGTCGGAACTGATCGGTCCGGTGAAAGTGATGCTGCAAGCCTACGACGAAGGTCGTTTGGACAAGCTGTACATTGTCAGCAACAAATTTATCAATACGATGTCCCAGGAACCACAGATCGTTCAGCTGCTGCCGTTGCCGCCTTCCGATGACGGTGAGCTGAAGAAAAAATCTTGGGATTACCTGTATGAACCCGATCCAAAAGTGCTGCTTGATACCTTGCTGCGCCGCTATGTGGAATCGCAAGTTTATCAGGGCGTCGTGGAAAACCTGGCCAGCGAGCAGGCCGCACGAATGGTAGCGATGAAAGCCGCAACCGATAACGGCGGTAGCCTGATCAAAGAGCTGCAGTTGGTATACAACAAGGCTCGTCAGGCCAGCATCACTCAGGAACTCACCGAGATCGTTTCGGGAGCCTCCGCGGTTTAA
- the glmS gene encoding glutamine--fructose-6-phosphate transaminase (isomerizing) has translation MCGIVGAVAQRDIAEILLEGLRRLEYRGYDSAGLAVVDAEGNVNRLRRVGKVNKLAEAAEQHPLHGGTGIAHTRWATHGEPTEANAHPHVSDYITVVHNGIIENHEPLRELLIERGYHFSSETDTEVIAHLVHWEQLQGGSLLEVVQRVIPQLRGAYGTVVMDSRDPSVLVAARSGSPLVIGRGVGENFLASDQLALLPVTRRFIFLEEGDVVEMTRRTVNIFDKQGNAVERPEIESQVQYDAGDKGAYRHYMQKEIYEQPLALKNTLEGRFSHGQINLSELGPRADELLAKVQHVQIIACGTSYHSGMVARYWFESLAGVPCDVEIASEFRYRKSAVRPGSLIITLSQSGETADTLAALRLSKELGYLGSLAVCNVAGSSLVRESDLALMTKAGTEIGVASTKAFTTQLAVLLMLVARLGRLKGMAESVEHEIVHGLQALPARIEQMLSMDKEIEALAEGFSDKHHALFLGRGDQYPIAMEGALKLKEISYIHAEAYAAGELKHGPLALIDADMPVIVVAPNNELLEKLKSNIEEVRARGGQLYVFADHDAGFVSSEGMTIIPLPHVEEIVAPIFYTVPLQLLSYHVALIKGTDVDQPRNLAKSVTVE, from the coding sequence ATGTGTGGAATTGTAGGCGCAGTAGCGCAACGTGATATTGCAGAGATCCTGTTGGAAGGTTTACGCCGCCTTGAGTACCGTGGCTATGACTCAGCCGGTTTGGCAGTGGTGGATGCGGAAGGCAACGTTAACCGTTTACGCCGCGTGGGCAAGGTCAATAAATTGGCTGAAGCTGCGGAACAACACCCTTTGCACGGCGGCACCGGTATTGCTCACACCCGCTGGGCAACGCACGGTGAACCTACCGAAGCGAATGCGCACCCGCATGTTTCTGATTACATCACCGTGGTGCATAACGGCATCATCGAAAACCACGAACCGCTGCGTGAATTGCTGATCGAACGGGGCTATCACTTCAGCTCCGAGACCGATACCGAGGTGATTGCTCACCTGGTGCATTGGGAACAGCTCCAGGGCGGTAGCTTGCTGGAAGTGGTACAGCGCGTGATCCCACAGCTGCGTGGCGCCTACGGCACCGTAGTAATGGATAGCCGTGACCCGAGTGTGCTGGTGGCTGCACGTTCCGGCAGTCCGCTGGTGATCGGCCGCGGCGTGGGTGAAAACTTCCTGGCATCCGACCAACTGGCGCTGCTGCCGGTGACCCGTCGCTTTATCTTCCTGGAAGAAGGCGACGTGGTGGAAATGACCCGCCGCACCGTCAACATTTTCGACAAACAGGGCAACGCCGTTGAACGTCCTGAGATTGAATCCCAGGTGCAGTACGACGCCGGTGATAAAGGTGCTTACCGCCATTACATGCAAAAAGAGATTTACGAACAGCCGCTGGCGCTGAAAAACACCCTGGAAGGGCGTTTCAGCCATGGGCAAATCAACCTGAGCGAGCTGGGCCCGCGCGCCGATGAGTTGCTGGCGAAGGTACAGCATGTGCAGATCATTGCCTGCGGTACGTCATACCACTCTGGCATGGTTGCCCGCTATTGGTTCGAATCCCTGGCCGGTGTGCCATGCGACGTCGAGATCGCGTCTGAATTCCGTTACCGCAAATCTGCCGTACGTCCGGGCAGCCTGATCATCACGCTGTCGCAGTCCGGTGAAACCGCCGATACCCTGGCGGCGCTGCGCCTGTCGAAGGAGTTGGGTTACCTCGGTTCGTTGGCGGTGTGCAATGTGGCCGGTTCTTCGCTGGTGCGTGAATCCGATTTGGCGCTGATGACCAAGGCCGGGACTGAAATCGGCGTGGCTTCCACCAAGGCCTTTACCACCCAGCTGGCGGTGTTGCTGATGCTGGTGGCGCGTTTGGGCCGTCTGAAAGGCATGGCGGAAAGCGTTGAGCATGAAATCGTACATGGCCTGCAGGCGTTGCCGGCGCGTATCGAACAGATGCTGTCGATGGATAAAGAGATTGAAGCGCTGGCGGAAGGTTTCTCCGACAAGCACCATGCGCTGTTCCTCGGCCGTGGCGATCAGTACCCGATCGCCATGGAAGGTGCGCTGAAGCTCAAAGAGATCTCCTACATTCACGCGGAAGCCTATGCGGCCGGTGAATTGAAGCATGGCCCGTTGGCGTTGATCGATGCCGATATGCCGGTGATCGTGGTGGCGCCAAACAACGAACTGTTGGAAAAACTGAAGTCCAATATCGAAGAAGTTCGTGCGCGTGGCGGCCAGCTGTACGTGTTCGCCGATCATGACGCCGGTTTCGTCAGCAGCGAAGGCATGACCATCATTCCATTGCCACACGTAGAAGAGATCGTGGCACCTATCTTCTACACCGTGCCGCTGCAGCTGCTGTCTTACCATGTGGCACTGATCAAAGGCACCGACGTTGACCAGCCGCGTAACCTGGCGAAGTCTGTCACCGTAGAGTAA